A window of Candidatus Dormiibacterota bacterium contains these coding sequences:
- a CDS encoding lipopolysaccharide kinase InaA family protein, producing MRRVPREPTPHYVEVRSPAAFWVAGRECAEAIARGQADFLFEERPRAPLEAGSGRGGLSRFTLAGKAAVGKRALRGGLFGPLLGGLYLGSRRALDQVWTSDRLRSAGVATPEILAAGAGRVLGPLRAHAIVNRELTGARNLLELAGEAPGPPLRREILLECAGLLRRMHEAGFLHADLNVGNLVLERGAGKPVLNVVDLDRGRFLPAVSPRQRFRNLARLLRSYEKWIAPRLRLSRREELLFLRCYAGRDRALLRRLVTSLSRYRSRLGPRRIRWRHAVRRSKDRLAGPLQ from the coding sequence ATGCGCCGCGTGCCGCGCGAGCCCACGCCACACTATGTCGAGGTCCGCTCGCCCGCGGCGTTCTGGGTCGCCGGGCGCGAGTGTGCGGAAGCGATCGCGCGTGGACAGGCCGATTTCCTGTTCGAGGAACGGCCGCGCGCCCCCCTCGAAGCGGGCTCCGGTCGCGGAGGCCTGTCCCGCTTCACCCTGGCCGGGAAAGCCGCGGTGGGGAAGCGGGCGCTGCGCGGGGGCCTCTTCGGGCCGCTCCTCGGCGGCCTGTACCTGGGGAGTCGTCGCGCCCTGGACCAGGTGTGGACTTCGGACCGCCTCCGATCGGCCGGCGTGGCGACGCCCGAGATCCTGGCGGCCGGCGCGGGACGTGTCCTCGGACCGCTCCGGGCTCACGCCATCGTGAACCGCGAGCTGACGGGCGCGCGCAACCTCCTGGAGCTGGCGGGTGAGGCGCCGGGGCCCCCTTTGCGGCGCGAGATCCTCCTGGAATGCGCCGGCCTGTTGCGGCGGATGCACGAGGCCGGCTTCCTGCACGCCGATCTGAACGTCGGCAACCTCGTGCTGGAGCGCGGCGCGGGAAAGCCGGTCCTGAACGTCGTCGATCTCGACCGAGGTCGCTTCCTGCCGGCCGTCTCGCCGCGGCAGCGTTTCAGAAACCTGGCCCGCCTGCTGCGATCGTACGAGAAATGGATCGCGCCCCGTCTGCGGCTATCCAGGCGCGAAGAGCTTCTCTTTCTGCGGTGCTACGCGGGTCGCGACCGGGCGCTGCTGCGTCGACTCGTGACTTCGCTCTCGCGTTATCGGTCGCGGCTCGGTCCCAGGCGGATCCGCTGGCGCCACGCCGTGCGGCGCTCAAAGGACCGCCTGGCGGGGCCTCTCCAGTAG
- the waaF gene encoding lipopolysaccharide heptosyltransferase II — protein MTSIDPSGIRRILIRVNNWIGDVVMISPAVRALRAHYPGARIALLAKSWVIDTLRGDPVYDDLIEYDSAGRHRGVRGRVRLAAALRRQRFDLAVLFQKAFEAAALAFLAGARHRVGLATDRRSFLLTHALEPPPADTHHLEVFLGIARALGCPIEDPYPSFHLSQVDRELAATLLAEAGLSGHAPLLAFHPGASKEPRAWHPQRFAELGRRLAQTHGARLILFGSAAEHGLLRQIAGDLPSGRVLVPPPGLSIKTSGGILERCHLFVGNDSGPMHVAAALGVPTVGIFGPGTPRRTRPTTRGGRVVTVGGDYPCSPCRQDFFRECPPAPSGKPFCLEEVGVEEVERAAVLLLERPRQAVL, from the coding sequence ATGACGTCGATCGATCCGTCGGGCATCCGGCGCATCCTGATCCGCGTCAACAACTGGATCGGCGACGTGGTGATGATCTCCCCCGCGGTGCGCGCCCTGCGGGCGCATTACCCTGGCGCGAGGATCGCCCTCCTGGCGAAGAGCTGGGTGATCGACACGCTGCGGGGCGATCCGGTCTACGACGACCTCATCGAATACGACAGCGCCGGCCGCCACCGCGGCGTACGCGGCCGTGTGCGGCTGGCGGCCGCGCTGCGGCGCCAGCGTTTCGACCTGGCGGTCCTGTTCCAGAAGGCCTTCGAGGCAGCGGCCCTGGCGTTCCTGGCCGGAGCCCGCCACCGGGTCGGTCTCGCGACGGACCGTCGCTCATTCCTCCTGACCCACGCGCTCGAGCCGCCGCCCGCGGACACGCATCACCTCGAGGTGTTCCTGGGGATCGCGCGTGCCCTCGGGTGCCCGATCGAGGACCCGTATCCCTCGTTTCACCTGAGCCAGGTCGACCGGGAGCTGGCCGCCACGCTTCTGGCGGAGGCCGGCCTCTCCGGCCACGCGCCGCTCCTCGCCTTCCATCCCGGCGCCTCGAAGGAACCGCGCGCGTGGCACCCGCAGCGCTTCGCCGAACTCGGTCGTCGCCTGGCCCAGACGCACGGGGCCCGTCTCATCCTGTTCGGCAGCGCGGCCGAGCACGGTCTCCTGAGACAGATCGCCGGCGACCTGCCGTCCGGGCGCGTGCTCGTGCCGCCGCCCGGACTGTCGATCAAGACGAGCGGCGGCATCCTGGAACGCTGCCATCTCTTCGTGGGAAACGACAGCGGCCCCATGCACGTGGCCGCCGCTCTCGGCGTGCCGACCGTCGGCATCTTCGGTCCTGGAACACCCCGTCGCACGAGGCCGACGACCCGGGGCGGGCGCGTCGTCACGGTCGGCGGCGACTACCCCTGCTCTCCCTGCCGGCAGGACTTCTTCCGCGAGTGCCCGCCGGCGCCTTCAGGAAAGCCGTTCTGCCTCGAGGAGGTCGGCGTCGAGGAGGTTGAGCGGGCGGCGGTCTTGCTACTGGAGAGGCCCCGCCAGGCGGTCCTTTGA